A region from the Malus domestica chromosome 07, GDT2T_hap1 genome encodes:
- the LOC103410112 gene encoding GATA transcription factor 4-like, which yields MEDFFPVDDLLDLSNDALFSTDSMDLHHHPPPPDHLHGTTTTSLFAPATTYTDFTNNLCVPSDDVAELEWLSRFVDDSFTDFPTTDLTGSASFQNEASFMFPSRVRTKRSKWAGPPDPQNTPARPNRPKREPSEASPSPLRCTHCASEKTPQWRAGPMGPKTLCNACGVRYKSGRLVPEYRPAASPTFVLTQHSNSHRKVLELRRQKEASQQQAPQEQPQQHRPHQQQFYLHRDEFRVC from the exons atggaAGACTTCTTCCCCGTCGACGACCTTCTGGATTTGTCAAACGACGCCCTGTTCTCTACCGACTCCATGGACCTCCACCACCATCCGCCGCCACCTGACCACCTCcacggcaccaccaccacctcccttTTCGCCCCCGCCACCACCTACACCGACTTCACCAACAACCTATGTGTCCCT AGTGATGACGTGGCGGAACTGGAGTGGCTATCGCGCTTCGTCGACGACTCCTTTACCGATTTCCCCACCACCGACCTAACCGGTTCCGCTTCCTTCCAAAACGAAGCGTCCTTCATGTTTCCCAGTCGGGTCCGCACCAAACGCTCCAAATGGGCCGGCCCGCCCGACCCCCAAAACACCCCCGCGAGGCCCAACAGGCCTAAGAGAGAGCCGTCGGAAGCGTCCCCTTCACCGCTCAGGTGCACGCACTGCGCCTCGGAGAAGACGCCGCAGTGGCGGGCAGGACCGATGGGCCCCAAGACTCTCTGCAACGCGTGCGGGGTCCGGTACAAGTCGGGTCGGCTCGTGCCCGAGTACCGGCCGGCGGCGAGTCCGACCTTCGTGCTGACTCAGCACTCGAACTCGCACCGGAAGGTTCTGGAGCTCCGTCGCCAGAAGGAGGCTTCTCAGCAGCAGGCACCGCAAGAGCAACCACAGCAACACCGTCCGCATCAGCAGCAATTCTATCTTCACCGCGACGAGTTTCGAGTTTGCTGA